A genome region from Setaria italica strain Yugu1 chromosome III, Setaria_italica_v2.0, whole genome shotgun sequence includes the following:
- the LOC101759976 gene encoding probable boron transporter 2, with protein sequence MEESFVPLRGIKNDLQGRLACYKQDWTGGFRAGIRILAPTTYIFFASAIPVISFGEQLERNTDGVLTAVQTLASTALCGIIHSIVGGQPLLILGVAEPTVLMYTFMFNFAKDRPDLGRNLFLAWTGWVCVWTAILLFLLAILGACSIINRFTRIAGELFGLLIAMLFMQQAIKGLVDEFRIPERENRKALEFVPSWCFANGMFAIVLSFGLLLTALRSRKARSWRYGAGWLRGFIADYGVPLMVLVWTGVSYIPYGSVPKGIPRRLFSPNPWSPGAYDNWTVVKDMTHVPLLYIIGAFIPATMIAVLYYFDHSVASQLAQQKEFNLRKPPSFHYDLLLLGFLTLLCGLIGIPPSNGVIPQSPMHTKSLATLKHQLLRNRLVATARKSMSQNASLSQLYGSMQDAYQQMQTPLVYQQQSVRRGLNELKDSTVQLASSMGNIDAPVDETIFDIEKEIDDLLPMEVKEQRLSNLLQAAMVGGCVAAMPLLKKIPTSVLWGYFAFMAIESLPGNQFWERILLLFTAPSRRYKVLEEYHTTFVETVPFKTIAMFTLFQTAYLLVCFGITWIPIAGVLFPLMIMLLVPVRQYILPKLFKGAHLTDLDAAEYEESPAIPFSLAAQDIDVALGRAQSAEILDDMFTRSRGEIKRLNSPKITSSGGTPVAELKNIRSPSISEKAYSPRLTELRHERSPLGGRSSPRTPSKLGEGSTPK encoded by the exons ATGGAGGAGAGCTTCGTGCCCCTGCGGGGCATCAAGAACGACCTCCAGGGGAGGCTCGCCTGCTACAAGCAGGATTGGACCGGAGGGTTCCGTGCCGGTATCAG GATCCTGGCGCCGACCACCTACATATTCTTCGCGTCCGCGATACCGGTGATATCGTTCGGTGAGCAATTGGAGAGGAACACTG ATGGAGTTCTCACAGCAGTTCAGACGTTGGCATCCACTGCCCTGTGTGGCATAATCCACTCCATTGTGGGAGGGCAACCTCTGCTGATCCTCGGTGTCGCCGAACCGACAGTGCTCATGTACACATTCATGTTCAACTTCGCCAAGGACAGGCCTGACCTCGGCCGAAATCTGTTCCTTGCCTGGACCGGTTG GGTCTGCGTATGGACTGCCATTCTGCTGTTCTTGCTGGCGATACTAGGTGCATGCTCGATCATCAACCGGTTCACCCGCATCGCTGGCGAGCTGTTTGGGCTTCTGATTGCTATGCTCTTCATGCAGCAGGCTATCAAG GGGCTTGTTGATGAGTTCCGCATTCCTGAGAGAGAGAACCGAAAGGCACTTGAGTTTGTTCCATCGTGGTGCTTCGCCAATGGGATGTTTGCAATCGTCTTGTCATTTGGCCTTTTGCTTACCGCTCTGCGGAGCAGGAAGGCGCGATCATGGCGCTATGGAGCAG GTTGGCTGCGTGGCTTCATTGCTGACTACGGTGTTCCATTGATGGTACTAGTATGGACTGGAGTTTCTTACATACCATACGGAAGTGTACCAAAAGGAATTCCACGACGCCTTTTCAGCCCTAACCCATGGTCCCCTGGTGCATATGACAATTGGACTGTTGTCAAG GATATGACACATGTTCCGCTTCTATATATCATTGGTGCCTTCATACCAGCAACGATGATTGCTGTTCTCTACTACTTTGATCATAGTGTTGCATCTCAGCTTGCTCAGCAGAAAGAGTTCAATTTGAGGAAGCCTCCATCCTTCCACTATGATCTGCTTCTCTTAGGCTTTCTG ACCTTACTGTGTGGCCTTATCGGTATCCCTCCATCAAATGGTGTCATTCCACAGTCACCCATGCATACAAAGAGCTTGGCTACTCTCAAGCATCAG CTGCTTCGTAACCGGCTAGTAGCCACTGCACGGAAGAGCATGAGTCAGAACGCTAGCTTGAGCCAACTGTATGGCAGCATGCAGGATGCTTATCAGCAGATGCAGACACCGCTTGTTTATCAGCAACAGTCTGTCAGAAGA GGCTTAAATGAGCTCAAAGACTCGACAGTCCAGCTAGCTTCAAGCATGGGTAACATTGACGCACCAGTTGATGAGACCATTTTTGACATAGAGAAAGAGATTGATGATCTGCTGCCCATGGAGGTCAAGGAGCAGCGCTTGAGCAACTTGCTACAGGCTGCCATGGTGGGGGGTTGTGTCGCTGCTATGCCACTACTCAAGAAGATCCCAACATCTGTCCTCTGGGGCTATTTTGCCTTCATGGCCATTGAGAGCTTGCCTGGTAACCAGTTCTGGGAAAGGATCTTGCTGCTGTTCACTGCTCCCAGCAGAAGATACAA GGTGCTAGAAGAGTACCACACCACGTTCGTCGAGACTGTGCCATTCAAGACGATAGCCATGTTCACACTGTTCCAGACAGCATACCTGCTGGTCTGCTTTGGAATCACATGGATCCCGATAGCCGGGGTTCTTTTCCCCCTTATGATCATGCTGCTGGTTCCAGTCAGGCAGTACATCCTTCCCAAGCTCTTCAAAGGTGCACATCTAACTGACCTGGATGCAGCAGAGTATGAGGAATCACCAGCAATACCATTCAGCCTTGCTGCG CAAGATATCGATGTTGCATTGGGACGTGCCCAGAGTGCAGAGATCCTAGACGACATGTTCACAAGAAGCCGGGGCGAGATCAAGCGCCTGAACAGCCCAAAGATCACTAGCTCCGGTGGCACACCTGTGGCAGAACTGAAAAACATCCGCAGCCCGTCCATATCTGAAAAAGCATACAGCCCTCGCCTCACTGAGCTCAGGCATGAGCGCAGCCCTCTGGGAGGGAGAAGCAGCCCTAGGACGCCATCCAAGTTGGGTGAAGGCTCAACACCGAAGTGA
- the LOC101755124 gene encoding 4-coumarate--CoA ligase-like 2, with protein sequence MNPSSAAAEIAEPVRDTRPALVLAAPGVDSAGKAPAFARPGRPRAGNFSILETTTPPSSRLSTSCLPITAAVGQDDAAAILYSSGTGGRSKGAVLTHRNLIATAELFVRFETSRSPHAGGGDVYLVALPMFHVYGLALFAVGLLGLPPGSTVVIMRRFDAGEAVKAIRRYEVTHFPLVPPITAVLVAAAGKAAGSPAAA encoded by the coding sequence atGAACCCTTCCAGCGCCGCTGCCGAGATCGCCGAGCCGGTGCGCGACACCCGCCCCGCCCTCGTCCTCGCCGCGCCCGGCGTCGACAGCGCGGGGAAAGCTCCCGCCTTTGCGCGTCccggtcgtcctcgtgccggaAATTTTTCCATCTTGGAAACGACGACGCCCCCGAGCTCGCGCCTTTCCACGAGCTGCTTGCCGAttacggcggcggtggggcaggACGACGCGGCCGCCATCCTCTACTCGTCCGGCACGGGCGGGCGGAGCAAGGGCGCCGTGCTCACGCACCGCAACCTCATCGCCACGGCGGAGCTGTTCGTGCGCTTCGAGACCTCCCGGTCCccgcacgccggcggcggcgacgtctaCCTGGTGGCGCTGCCTATGTTCCACGTCTACGGCCTCGCGCTCTTCGCCGTGGGGCTTCTGGGCCTGCCGCCCGGCTCCACGGTGGTAATCATGAGGAGGTtcgacgccggcgaggccgtgAAGGCCATCCGCAGGTACGAGGTCACGCACTTCCCGCTCGTGCCGCCCATCACGGcggtgctggtggcggcggcgggcaaggcCGCGGGTTCTCCTGCGGCGGCGTAG